From the Pseudomonas sp. SORT22 genome, one window contains:
- a CDS encoding M90 family metallopeptidase: MWSLSAWRRRRTLARHPLDPQRWQRVRERLPMLDGLSDEEDQWLREACVLFLDHKHLTALPGVELDGEQRLFLAAQAQLPLLHLGELNWYQGFHEIILYPDDFVSPQRHRDASGIEHEWDGEHSGEAWQQGPVILAWPGVLASGGWEGYNLVIHELAHKLDMLNGDANGLPPLHSDLRVSDWAQVMQAAFDDLNAQLDRNPDAETAIDPYAAENPAEFFAVTCEYFFSAPDLLNDAYPAVYQQLRGFYRQDPLARLQQLQRHHPHYQDAQD, translated from the coding sequence ATGTGGTCGCTGAGCGCCTGGCGCCGTCGCCGTACCCTGGCCCGACACCCGCTCGACCCGCAGCGCTGGCAGCGGGTGCGCGAGCGCCTGCCGATGCTCGATGGCCTGAGCGACGAAGAAGACCAATGGCTGCGTGAAGCCTGCGTGTTGTTCCTCGATCACAAGCACCTGACTGCCCTGCCCGGGGTAGAGCTGGACGGCGAGCAGCGGCTGTTTCTTGCCGCCCAGGCGCAACTGCCGCTGCTGCACCTGGGCGAGCTGAACTGGTACCAGGGTTTTCACGAAATCATCCTCTACCCCGACGACTTCGTAAGCCCCCAGCGCCATCGCGACGCCAGCGGCATCGAGCACGAATGGGACGGCGAGCACAGCGGCGAAGCTTGGCAGCAGGGCCCGGTGATCCTCGCCTGGCCTGGCGTGCTGGCCAGTGGCGGCTGGGAAGGCTACAACCTGGTGATCCACGAACTGGCGCACAAGCTCGACATGCTCAATGGCGATGCCAACGGCCTGCCGCCGCTGCACAGTGACCTGCGCGTCAGCGACTGGGCTCAGGTCATGCAAGCGGCCTTTGACGACCTCAACGCCCAGCTCGACCGCAACCCCGACGCCGAAACCGCCATCGACCCCTATGCCGCGGAAAACCCGGCAGAATTCTTCGCCGTCACCTGCGAATACTTCTTCAGCGCCCCGGACCTGCTCAACGACGCCTACCCCGCGGTGTACCAGCAATTGCGCGGCTTCTACCGCCAGGACCCGCTGGCCCGCCTGCAGCAGTTGCAGCGCCACCACCCGCATTACCAGGACGCGCAGGACTGA
- a CDS encoding DedA family protein translates to MDFNPLDLILHLDAYLDLLVNNYGPWIYAILFLVIFCETGLVVMPFLPGDSLLFIAGAVAAGGGMDPVLLGGLLMAAAILGDSTNYVIGRTAGERLFRNPNSKIFRRDYLQQTHDFYERHGGKTVTLARFLPILRTFAPFVAGIAKMHYPRFLGFSVAGTVLWVGGLVTLGYFFGNVPFIKQNLSLMIVAIILLSLVPMIIGIVRSRMGRNEAKVH, encoded by the coding sequence ATGGATTTCAACCCGCTGGACCTTATTCTGCATCTCGACGCCTACCTGGACCTGTTGGTCAACAACTACGGCCCGTGGATCTACGCGATCCTGTTCCTGGTGATCTTTTGCGAGACCGGTCTGGTGGTCATGCCGTTCCTGCCGGGTGACTCCCTGCTGTTCATCGCCGGCGCCGTGGCCGCAGGCGGCGGTATGGACCCGGTGCTGCTCGGCGGCCTGCTGATGGCGGCGGCAATCCTGGGCGACAGCACCAATTACGTGATTGGCCGAACAGCAGGCGAACGCTTGTTCCGCAACCCCAACTCGAAGATCTTCCGCCGCGACTACCTGCAGCAGACCCACGACTTTTATGAGCGTCATGGCGGCAAGACCGTGACCCTGGCGCGCTTCCTGCCGATCCTGCGCACCTTTGCGCCGTTCGTCGCCGGCATCGCCAAAATGCACTACCCGCGGTTCCTCGGTTTCAGCGTCGCCGGCACCGTGCTCTGGGTAGGCGGCCTGGTCACCCTCGGCTACTTCTTCGGCAACGTGCCGTTCATCAAGCAGAACCTGTCGCTGATGATCGTCGCCATCATCCTGCTGTCGCTGGTGCCGATGATCATCGGCATCGTGCGCAGCCGCATGGGCCGCAACGAAGCCAAGGTTCACTAA
- a CDS encoding GNAT family N-acetyltransferase produces the protein MRIIKATLEHLDLLAPLFVRYREFYGQLPYPDSSRSFLEKRLERGESIIYLALPDDDDSKLMGFCQLYPSFSSLSLKRVWILNDIYVAEDSRRMLVADHLMREAKKLAKETNAVRLRVSTSSDNEVAMKTYESIGFHEDTEFKSYILPIHSD, from the coding sequence ATGCGAATCATCAAAGCAACCCTGGAACATCTGGACCTGCTTGCCCCGCTGTTCGTCAGATACCGCGAGTTCTACGGCCAGCTGCCCTACCCGGACTCCTCGCGCTCGTTCCTGGAAAAACGCCTGGAGCGTGGCGAGTCGATCATCTACCTGGCCCTGCCGGACGATGACGACAGCAAACTGATGGGCTTTTGCCAGCTCTATCCGAGCTTCTCGTCGCTGTCGCTCAAGCGCGTGTGGATTCTCAACGACATCTATGTCGCCGAAGACTCCCGGCGCATGCTGGTGGCCGACCACCTGATGCGCGAAGCCAAGAAGCTGGCCAAGGAAACCAACGCCGTGCGCCTGCGGGTATCGACCAGCAGCGACAACGAAGTGGCGATGAAAACCTACGAGTCCATCGGATTTCACGAAGACACCGAGTTCAAGAGCTACATCCTGCCTATCCACTCGGACTGA
- the eutC gene encoding ethanolamine ammonia-lyase subunit EutC, whose translation MANTPQHDNSANPWLELRRLTPARIALGRTGTSLPTGAQLDFQFAHAQARDAVHLAFDHAGLRQQLSERGRESLLLHSAAADRHSYLQRPDLGRRLHEDSAQRLREHAQANPGGVDLAIVVADGLSALAVHRHTLPFLARLEEQSAADGWSTSPVVLVEQGRVAVADEVGELLGAKMTVILIGERPGLSSPDSLGLYFTYNPKVGLTDAYRNCISNVRLEGLSYGMAAHRLLYLMREACRRQMSGVNLKDEAQVQTLESDTDTPKSGNFLLSKP comes from the coding sequence ATGGCCAATACTCCCCAACACGACAACAGCGCCAATCCCTGGCTGGAACTGCGCCGCCTGACCCCGGCGCGCATCGCCCTGGGCCGCACCGGCACCAGCCTGCCGACCGGCGCCCAGCTGGACTTTCAGTTCGCCCACGCCCAGGCCCGCGACGCCGTGCACCTGGCCTTCGACCATGCCGGCCTGCGCCAGCAATTGAGCGAGCGCGGACGTGAAAGCCTGCTGCTGCACAGCGCCGCCGCCGATCGTCACAGCTACCTGCAACGCCCCGATCTGGGGCGCCGCCTGCACGAAGATTCAGCACAACGGCTGCGCGAACACGCCCAGGCCAACCCCGGCGGCGTCGATTTGGCCATCGTGGTTGCCGACGGCCTCTCGGCCCTGGCCGTGCATCGCCATACCCTGCCGTTTCTCGCCCGCCTGGAAGAACAGAGCGCCGCCGACGGCTGGTCGACCTCTCCGGTGGTGTTGGTCGAACAAGGCCGGGTGGCGGTGGCCGATGAAGTGGGCGAGCTGCTCGGGGCGAAAATGACCGTGATCCTGATCGGCGAACGCCCGGGCTTGAGCTCGCCGGACAGCCTCGGGCTGTACTTCACCTACAACCCCAAGGTCGGCCTCACCGACGCCTACCGCAACTGCATCTCCAACGTGCGCCTGGAAGGCCTGAGCTACGGCATGGCCGCCCACCGCCTGCTGTACCTGATGCGCGAGGCTTGTCGGCGGCAGATGTCGGGGGTCAATCTGAAGGATGAAGCCCAGGTGCAAACCCTTGAGTCAGACACCGATACGCCGAAAAGCGGAAATTTCCTGTTGAGTAAACCTTGA
- a CDS encoding ethanolamine ammonia-lyase subunit EutB, producing the protein MASFVHTAGNQTYRFDSLKEVMAKASPARSGDFLASVAASNDGERVAAQMALADIPLKHFLTEALIPYEDDEVTRLIIDTHDANAFAAVSHLTVGGLRDWLLSEAADEDSLRALAPGLTPEMAAAVSKIMRVQDLVLVAQKIRVVTRFRGTMGLRGRLSTRLQPNHPTDEPAGIAASILDGLLYGNGDAMIGINPATDSIASICALLEMLDAIIQRYDIPTQACVLTHVTTSIEAINRGVPLDLVFQSIAGTEAANASFGINLNVLKEGYDAGLSLNRGTLGQNLMYFETGQGSALSANAHHGVDQQTCETRAYAVARHFKPFLVNTVVGFIGPEYLYNGKQIIRAGLEDHFCGKLLGVPMGCDICYTNHAEADQDDMDMLLTLLGVAGINFIMGIPGSDDIMLNYQTTSFHDALYARQTLGLKPAPEFESWLARMGIFTQADGRVRFGDNLPPAFRQALAQLG; encoded by the coding sequence ATGGCAAGTTTTGTTCACACGGCAGGCAACCAGACCTACCGTTTCGACAGCCTCAAGGAAGTCATGGCCAAGGCCAGCCCGGCGCGTTCGGGTGACTTTCTCGCCAGTGTCGCCGCCAGCAACGACGGCGAACGGGTAGCGGCGCAGATGGCCCTGGCCGACATCCCGCTCAAGCATTTTCTGACTGAAGCGCTGATCCCCTACGAAGACGATGAAGTCACCCGGCTGATCATCGACACCCATGATGCCAATGCCTTTGCCGCCGTCAGCCACCTGACCGTCGGCGGGCTGCGTGACTGGCTACTCAGCGAAGCCGCCGATGAAGACAGCCTGCGTGCCCTGGCCCCGGGGCTGACCCCGGAAATGGCTGCGGCCGTGTCGAAAATCATGCGCGTGCAGGACCTGGTGCTGGTGGCGCAGAAGATCCGCGTGGTCACCCGTTTTCGCGGCACCATGGGCCTGCGCGGGCGGCTTTCGACCCGCCTGCAGCCCAACCACCCGACCGACGAGCCGGCCGGGATTGCCGCGAGCATTCTCGACGGCCTGCTCTACGGCAACGGCGATGCAATGATCGGCATCAACCCGGCCACCGACAGCATTGCCTCGATCTGCGCCCTGCTGGAGATGCTCGACGCCATCATCCAGCGCTATGACATCCCCACCCAGGCCTGTGTGCTGACCCACGTGACCACCTCGATCGAGGCGATCAACCGCGGCGTGCCGCTGGACCTGGTGTTCCAGTCGATTGCCGGAACCGAAGCGGCCAACGCCAGCTTCGGCATTAACCTCAATGTGCTCAAGGAGGGTTACGACGCAGGTCTGAGCCTCAACCGCGGCACCCTCGGGCAGAACCTGATGTACTTCGAGACCGGCCAGGGCAGCGCCCTCTCGGCCAACGCCCACCATGGCGTCGACCAGCAGACCTGCGAAACCCGCGCCTACGCCGTGGCCCGTCACTTCAAGCCGTTTCTGGTCAACACCGTGGTCGGTTTCATCGGCCCGGAGTACCTGTACAACGGCAAGCAGATCATCCGCGCCGGGCTTGAAGACCACTTCTGCGGCAAGTTGCTGGGCGTGCCCATGGGCTGCGACATCTGCTACACCAACCATGCCGAAGCCGACCAGGACGACATGGACATGCTCCTGACCCTGCTGGGTGTGGCCGGAATCAACTTCATCATGGGCATTCCCGGCTCCGACGACATCATGCTCAACTACCAGACCACTTCATTCCATGATGCGCTCTACGCCCGGCAGACCCTGGGCCTCAAGCCTGCGCCGGAGTTCGAAAGCTGGCTGGCGCGCATGGGCATCTTCACCCAGGCCGACGGCCGGGTGCGTTTCGGTGACAACCTGCCACCGGCCTTCCGCCAGGCCCTGGCGCAACTGGGATAA
- the eat gene encoding ethanolamine permease, with protein MPSDHTGSVPAGSSVDFEKVGSDYFQQRELKKGAAGWVLLVGLGVAYVISGDYAGWNFGLAQGGWGGMFLATLLMATMYLCMCFSLAELSSMIPTAGGGYGFARSAFGPWGGFLTGTAILIEYAIAPAAIAVFIGAYCQSLFGIGGWMIYLAFYIIFIGIHIFGVGEALKLMFIITAVAAIALGVFLVAMVPHFDVNNLFDIAQTDAVGASSFLPFGYVGVWAAIPYAIWFFLAVEGVPLAAEETKNPKRDLPRGLIGAMLVLLAFALLILVVGPGGAGAEALKASGNPLVEALSKAYGGSTWMGGFVNLVGLAGLIASFFSIIYAYSRQIFALSRAGYLPRKLSETNKSKAPVLALVIPGIIGFGLSLTGQGDLLILVAVFGATLSYVLMMAAHITLRIRRPKMERPYRTPGGIFTSGVALVLACIAVVAGFLVDPRVVIGAAAIYAVLIAYFAFYSRHHLVAGTPEEEFAAIQKAEEALH; from the coding sequence ATGCCAAGCGATCATACCGGCAGCGTGCCGGCAGGCTCTTCTGTCGACTTCGAAAAAGTCGGCTCCGACTATTTCCAACAACGTGAACTGAAAAAGGGCGCCGCCGGCTGGGTATTGCTGGTGGGCCTGGGCGTCGCCTACGTGATTTCCGGCGACTATGCCGGCTGGAACTTCGGCCTGGCCCAGGGTGGCTGGGGCGGCATGTTCCTCGCCACCTTGCTGATGGCGACCATGTACCTGTGCATGTGCTTCTCGCTGGCCGAGCTGTCGTCGATGATCCCTACCGCCGGTGGTGGCTACGGTTTTGCCCGCAGCGCCTTCGGGCCCTGGGGCGGGTTTCTCACCGGCACGGCGATCCTCATCGAATACGCGATTGCCCCGGCGGCCATTGCCGTGTTCATCGGCGCCTACTGCCAGTCGCTGTTCGGCATCGGCGGCTGGATGATCTACCTGGCCTTCTACATCATCTTCATCGGCATCCACATTTTTGGGGTCGGTGAAGCGCTCAAGCTGATGTTCATCATCACCGCCGTGGCCGCCATTGCCCTGGGCGTGTTCCTGGTGGCGATGGTGCCGCACTTCGACGTCAACAACCTGTTCGATATAGCCCAGACCGACGCCGTCGGCGCCAGCAGCTTCCTGCCGTTCGGCTATGTCGGGGTATGGGCGGCGATCCCTTACGCGATCTGGTTCTTCCTCGCCGTCGAAGGTGTGCCGCTGGCTGCCGAAGAAACCAAGAACCCCAAGCGCGACCTGCCCCGCGGCCTGATCGGCGCCATGCTGGTGCTGCTGGCCTTTGCCCTGCTGATCCTGGTGGTCGGCCCGGGTGGTGCCGGTGCCGAGGCGCTCAAAGCCTCCGGTAACCCGTTGGTGGAGGCGCTGTCGAAAGCCTACGGCGGTTCGACCTGGATGGGCGGTTTCGTCAACCTGGTGGGCCTGGCCGGCCTGATCGCCAGCTTTTTCTCGATTATCTACGCCTATTCGCGGCAGATTTTTGCTTTGTCGCGTGCCGGCTACTTGCCACGCAAGCTCTCGGAAACCAACAAGAGCAAAGCGCCGGTACTGGCCCTGGTGATCCCCGGGATCATCGGCTTTGGCCTGTCGCTGACCGGCCAGGGCGACCTGCTGATCCTGGTCGCGGTGTTCGGCGCTACGCTGTCTTATGTACTGATGATGGCCGCACACATCACCCTGCGCATCCGCCGGCCGAAAATGGAGCGGCCGTATCGCACCCCAGGCGGCATCTTCACTTCGGGCGTGGCCCTGGTGCTGGCCTGCATCGCGGTGGTGGCGGGCTTTCTGGTCGACCCACGGGTAGTGATTGGCGCCGCGGCGATTTATGCGGTATTGATTGCCTACTTTGCTTTCTACAGCCGGCACCACCTGGTCGCCGGGACCCCGGAAGAAGAATTCGCCGCGATCCAGAAGGCCGAAGAGGCCCTGCACTGA
- a CDS encoding aldehyde dehydrogenase family protein has protein sequence MRYAHPGTEGAKVSFKSRYGNYIGGEFVAPVKGQYFENTSPVNGQLIAEFPRSTAEDIEKALDAAHAAADAWGTTSVQARSLILLKIADRIEQNLELLAITETWDNGKAIRETLNADIPLAADHFRYFAGCLRAQEGSAAEIDGNTVAYHIHEPLGVVGQIIPWNFPILMAAWKLAPALAAGNCVVLKPAEQTPLGISVLLEVIGDLLPPGVLNVVQGYGREAGEALATSKRIAKIAFTGSTPVGSHIMKCAAENIIPSTVELGGKSPNIFFEDIMQAEQSFIEKAAEGLVLAFFNQGEVCTCPSRALVQESIYPAFMQEVMKKIKQIKRGDPLDTDTMVGAQASEQQFDKILSYLEIAEKEGAELLTGGKVEKLEGSLSTGYYIQPTLLKGTNQMRVFQEEIFGPVVSITTFKDEAEALAIANDTEFGLGAGVWTRDINRAYRMGRGIKAGRVWTNCYHLYPAHAAFGGYKKSGVGRETHKMMLDHYQQTKNLLVSYDINPLGFF, from the coding sequence ATGCGTTATGCACATCCCGGTACCGAAGGCGCCAAGGTTTCCTTCAAGAGCCGTTACGGGAACTACATCGGTGGCGAGTTCGTTGCCCCAGTCAAAGGCCAGTACTTCGAAAACACCTCGCCGGTGAACGGCCAGCTGATCGCCGAATTCCCCCGCTCGACTGCCGAAGACATCGAAAAAGCCCTGGATGCCGCCCACGCCGCCGCTGATGCCTGGGGCACAACCTCGGTGCAGGCACGTTCGCTGATCCTGCTGAAAATCGCCGACCGTATCGAACAGAACCTCGAACTGCTGGCCATCACCGAAACCTGGGACAACGGCAAGGCCATCCGCGAAACCCTCAACGCAGACATCCCGCTGGCTGCCGACCATTTCCGCTACTTCGCCGGTTGCCTGCGCGCCCAGGAAGGCAGCGCCGCCGAAATCGACGGCAACACCGTTGCCTACCACATCCATGAACCATTGGGTGTGGTTGGCCAGATCATCCCGTGGAACTTCCCGATCCTGATGGCCGCGTGGAAACTCGCCCCGGCCCTGGCCGCCGGCAACTGCGTGGTACTCAAGCCGGCCGAGCAAACCCCGCTGGGCATCAGCGTACTGCTGGAGGTGATCGGCGACCTGCTGCCGCCTGGCGTGCTCAACGTGGTGCAAGGCTATGGCCGCGAAGCCGGTGAAGCCCTGGCCACCAGCAAGCGCATCGCCAAGATCGCCTTTACCGGCTCTACCCCGGTCGGTTCGCACATCATGAAATGTGCCGCCGAAAACATTATTCCGTCGACCGTCGAACTGGGCGGCAAGTCGCCGAACATCTTCTTCGAAGACATCATGCAGGCCGAGCAGAGCTTCATCGAGAAAGCCGCCGAAGGCCTGGTGCTGGCATTCTTCAACCAGGGCGAGGTGTGCACCTGCCCATCGCGGGCACTGGTGCAGGAGTCGATCTACCCGGCGTTCATGCAAGAGGTGATGAAGAAGATCAAGCAGATCAAGCGCGGCGACCCGCTGGACACCGACACCATGGTCGGCGCCCAGGCCTCCGAACAACAGTTCGACAAGATCCTCTCGTACCTGGAAATCGCCGAGAAGGAAGGCGCCGAACTGCTCACCGGCGGCAAGGTGGAAAAACTCGAAGGCAGCCTGTCGACCGGCTATTACATCCAGCCGACCCTGCTCAAGGGCACCAACCAGATGCGCGTGTTCCAGGAAGAAATCTTTGGCCCGGTGGTTAGCATCACCACCTTCAAGGACGAAGCCGAAGCCCTGGCGATCGCCAACGACACCGAGTTCGGCCTCGGCGCCGGAGTCTGGACCCGCGACATCAACCGCGCCTACCGCATGGGCCGCGGCATCAAGGCCGGTCGCGTCTGGACCAACTGCTACCACCTGTACCCGGCCCACGCCGCGTTCGGTGGCTACAAAAAGTCCGGCGTCGGCCGTGAAACCCACAAGATGATGCTCGATCACTACCAGCAAACCAAAAACCTGCTGGTCAGCTACGACATCAACCCGCTGGGCTTCTTCTAA
- a CDS encoding sigma-54-dependent Fis family transcriptional regulator, whose amino-acid sequence MQSNHLSRHARQVLTVTQGKALAQGPGSDPSIARSWLRCLEDYHLDPAQSMAPTVLEHGRVLESRERLQQVLQIAGNEMNSLHQQLSGAGHAVLLTDARGVILNCVTAPTERRIFERAGLWLGADWSEAREGTNGIGTCLVERQAVTIHQDEHFRGRHTGLTCSASPVFDPHGELLAVLDVSSARADVSRQSQFHTMALVNLSAKMIESSYFLRYFDNQFLLRFHLQAESVGMFSEGLLAFDGDGRICAVNQSALNLLGTIRGGVLGKPVDMFFDCAQDELFSRATAQANTSWPLRTRDGRVLFASLRGQVRSLAPAAAPFVAPAKTSQPGGICLVDPALQNDFRRAVRVFERDVPLLLRGETGCGKEAFAKAVHQASQRSSKAFVALNCASIPESLIESELFGYRGGSFTGARKEGMRGKLQQADGGTLLLDEIGDMPLALQTRLLRVLEDRMVVPIGGEPQAVNVRIISASHRNLLERVEDGSFREDLYYRLNGLEIDLPALRERSDKSQLLDFILAEEAGEQSVSLDPAARRALLDFAWPGNVRQLRNVLRTLVALSEEGHIEFADLPAVVRQPPALIKSSSPVDNPAPLLDSAERNALLAVLEQQRWHMTHVAAQLGVSRNTLYRKLRKHGIARDA is encoded by the coding sequence GTGCAGAGCAATCACCTTAGCCGGCATGCCCGGCAAGTCCTCACCGTGACCCAGGGCAAGGCCCTGGCACAGGGCCCCGGCAGCGATCCGTCGATTGCCCGTTCCTGGCTGCGTTGCCTTGAGGACTATCACCTGGATCCGGCCCAGAGCATGGCCCCGACCGTGCTCGAGCACGGCCGCGTGCTGGAAAGCCGCGAGCGCTTGCAGCAGGTACTGCAGATCGCCGGCAACGAGATGAACAGCCTGCACCAGCAGCTGTCCGGTGCCGGCCATGCGGTGCTGCTCACCGATGCCCGCGGGGTCATCCTCAATTGCGTCACCGCGCCTACCGAACGGCGCATCTTCGAGCGCGCCGGGCTGTGGCTGGGTGCCGACTGGAGCGAGGCACGTGAAGGTACCAACGGCATCGGCACCTGCCTGGTCGAGCGCCAGGCGGTAACCATCCACCAGGATGAGCACTTTCGTGGCCGTCATACCGGCCTGACCTGCTCGGCCAGCCCGGTGTTCGACCCGCACGGCGAGTTGCTGGCGGTGCTCGATGTATCGTCTGCCCGCGCTGATGTTTCGCGCCAGAGCCAGTTTCACACCATGGCGCTGGTCAACCTCTCGGCGAAGATGATCGAGAGCAGCTACTTTTTGCGCTATTTCGATAACCAGTTCCTCCTGCGCTTTCATCTGCAGGCCGAATCGGTAGGGATGTTCAGCGAAGGGCTGCTGGCCTTTGATGGCGACGGGCGGATCTGCGCGGTCAACCAGAGCGCCTTGAACCTGCTGGGCACCATCCGTGGCGGTGTGCTCGGCAAGCCTGTGGATATGTTCTTCGATTGTGCGCAGGACGAGCTGTTCAGCCGCGCCACTGCCCAGGCCAACACCAGTTGGCCGCTACGCACCCGCGACGGCCGGGTACTGTTCGCCAGTCTGCGCGGCCAGGTGCGTTCGCTGGCGCCGGCAGCGGCGCCGTTTGTTGCCCCGGCGAAAACCTCGCAGCCCGGTGGCATCTGTCTGGTCGATCCGGCCCTGCAGAACGATTTTCGCCGGGCCGTTCGTGTGTTCGAACGCGATGTGCCATTGCTGCTGCGCGGCGAGACCGGTTGCGGCAAGGAGGCCTTCGCCAAAGCCGTGCACCAGGCCAGCCAACGCAGCAGCAAGGCGTTTGTTGCCCTCAACTGTGCGTCGATCCCCGAGAGCCTGATCGAGAGCGAGCTGTTCGGCTATCGCGGCGGCAGTTTTACCGGGGCGCGCAAGGAGGGCATGCGCGGCAAGCTGCAGCAGGCCGACGGTGGCACGCTATTGCTGGACGAGATCGGCGACATGCCGCTGGCCCTGCAGACCCGTTTGCTCCGGGTGCTGGAAGACCGCATGGTGGTGCCCATCGGCGGCGAACCGCAGGCCGTCAACGTGCGCATCATCAGCGCCAGCCACCGCAACTTGCTCGAGCGGGTCGAGGATGGCAGTTTCCGCGAAGACCTTTACTACCGTCTCAACGGCCTGGAAATCGATCTGCCGGCCTTGCGCGAGCGCAGCGACAAGTCGCAGTTGCTCGACTTCATCCTGGCCGAAGAGGCCGGTGAGCAAAGCGTAAGCCTGGACCCTGCGGCGCGCCGGGCGTTGCTCGACTTCGCCTGGCCGGGCAACGTGCGCCAGCTGCGCAACGTCCTGCGTACCTTGGTGGCGCTGAGCGAAGAGGGGCACATCGAGTTTGCCGACCTGCCGGCGGTCGTTCGCCAGCCGCCGGCACTTATCAAAAGCTCCTCACCTGTGGATAACCCCGCGCCGCTGCTGGACAGCGCCGAGCGCAACGCCTTGCTGGCAGTGCTGGAGCAGCAGCGCTGGCACATGACCCATGTCGCCGCGCAGTTGGGGGTTAGCCGTAATACCTTGTATCGAAAACTTCGCAAACACGGCATCGCCCGGGACGCCTGA